From the Manihot esculenta cultivar AM560-2 chromosome 14, M.esculenta_v8, whole genome shotgun sequence genome, the window TAATTATCTGTTCCAGCCATAAATTTCATCTTGATTGCTCTATAAGGATCATTGGCATAGTGAAATATCATCAAATTCAACATAATGAAAAATTCAGATCCCCTACTAAGCTATATTCTTAAATGCATAGCTCCCTTATATAACCGGCCATTCCATCGTTGAAATGAAAACATCATGGTCTGCTGCTCTCTTTTCAATTCTAATTATCATATGCATGGTTGTTGTATTTAGTGAAGATTGTGATTACTTGACTTAGCTTGTTAAATTTATGGAGCAGAGCTCACAAAAAACTATCGGCCATAGAGTCATGGGAGAACAGCAAGAAAGCATCTGTGGAGGCTGAGTTGAAGAAAATTGAGGTAAGAAGTTGAGTTTTACTATATTTTAACGAGCGATAAGTGTTCCCCTTGATTGCTCCGCTTTTGAACGCTCTTTTACATATGAAGTAACCGACCATACTTTGCACGTCAACCCAACTGTTGCATGGTTCGACTTCTTGCCTGTGTATTTTTTCCGTTCTTGTCATTGGTTTTGATATCACACCTTGGCATGAGCAGGAAATTTTGGAAAAGAAGAAGGCGGAATATGtggagaaaatgaaaaataaaatagcaCTAATTCACAAGGAAGCAGAAGAAAAAAGGGCAATGATTGAAGCTAAACGTGGGGAAGATCATCTGAAGGCGGAGGAGACAGCTGCAAAGTATCGTGCTACTGGAACTGCTCCAAAGAAGCTCCTTGGATGTTTCTAGACATGAATACTGGAGTTTGAATGAACATTGAAttatttatgtatttaattGTGAGTTATTTGTTAATTGTCGTCGTGTTTGTTTGTTCATAGGGGAAGATGACCACTTGTTCAATTATTGCCTGATTCATGTTGTATATATACCATTAGAAATATTGTTTGGaagttttaacttgttgaatttATAAGAAGTGAGAATACATTTTGTTTTCCCTTTTAACTGCAAATGGGATTTGGGTTTTCTTGTTGTTGCTTATATTGTTAACCATACACTGCAACTGAAGTAGTCCAATTGACAAATTACCATATTTTACATATAATCTTCCGGAAGTCAAAAGTTCGAATTCAGTGTGAGAGGAAAACCAGAAACGAATCTTCGAAGAATCCTTAAGCAGCACTTGATATCAGTTGCACTATAAAGAAGTGCACAAAACAGCCCTGCAACTTTGGATGAACCGGGAGAGAACTTATCTTTCATCCTATTCCTATGTATGTCTCGTACTGGACTCCACTTCATTGAAGAAGGCAGCAAATGGAAAGCTTTTAAATCAGTAACCTATTGCTGGCTTCTTTGCCTCTTAGCTTCTCAGAAATCAAACAAAGCACTGAAACAAaagcaaaaacaaaaaacaaggAATTAGCTGCACCTTATGTTAGATGTTAAAAGGCAATAAAGGAAAAGGGCAGCCAAAAATACCATCTGCCTCGATGTTGCCCTTTCCCTTAAATTTGAGTATATAGTCTCAAATAAAATCTTGTTTGATGAAAAAATTgcgtaaatttattttaataataaaaaattaaattgaaatccaATCAAACTGAACTAGAACAGAAGAATCAATCTGAACTAGAACAGAAGAATCAATTAATGTACTGACTTTGAATGGAAACAATAAAAAACAAATCGAAATTGTATTGAATTTTCGATTTAGTTTTGGTTTCTAAATAGATCCTATACCAGAATCGAAACCAAAATCAGAACCCCACACACCTACATAAAACTGCACCTACACTTTCATGGGCGAAGCCTTCTCTTCTCTTCCCCTGCTCTTTCTAGCCCTTTGGAGTGGATCACAAGAGGCTCGAACAAAAGAGTCGCAACCCAAACCCAGTTGATTACAAATGTTGAATCTTTCTTACAGTTTACAACTCCCCAATTTCATCGTCAAAGTTATGACCTTTTTTTTAAGGAAGGTTTCTCGAGTGGAAAACTGGCCGCACTGTGCATCTTTTTTCCCACATACTTTCTTCAATGAATAGATTATCCAATTATAtgttcaaagaaaaaaaaaacaaaaagagatgTAGGAGAAAGGAAATGAATATTCTCAATTCTCATGCATTTGCCAACCCTTTGCATACCTTGTGTTACACACCCAAGGAATAACTTGACTACCAAGTTTTATCTGATCACCTCCTCTTTTGTCCTGTTATAAAGGGCTTTATTTATTAAGCCTCCTCCAATCAAATCTGACATTCACTTATTGTTATTAGCTTTTAATTTGTGGGTTATATAATTCCTTTTTGGGAATGGTTGAGCTAACAATAGTTGGAAGATTGGCTGATGGGTTGCCTCTTGCACAAGGGCCCAGGTATGTTAACAAAGACAATGAAAACTTCATATTTTACAGGCAACAAGCTGAATTCATACTCAAAGAAATTTCAAGAGGTGCCCTCACACCTTCTAAGATGACCATTCTTATTGATCACCACTCCTTCAAGTATCATTTTTCTATCCCTTTTCTTAATACATGTTTCTGCTGATAGaagttttattttgttattagttgaatctttctttttcttttttttttttgggcaaAATTTTAATGTGAAAGAGAGATTTAGAAAGGCCAAAGAGAGAAGGAGTTTAGACTAGAGAAAGCTGATagtttgattaatttaatttacaattGATCTTTTTGGCCCATTAAGCTACTTGGTTGAGAATGGAGTCTGCTTCATTACATTGTGCGATTCTTCATATCCAAGAAAGCTAGCTTTCTACTACCTGCAAGATTTGCAAAAGGAGTTTGAGAAACTCGACAATACTCTCATTCACAAAATTACAAGTCCTTATACTTTTCACAAATTCGGTAATCTCTATATTTACTACTCCAAAGTTGAAGATGGctggtatatgtatatatgctcACATGTTAATATTGCAAAaacaattttttcaataaatttctTCTGTTTCTCCCAAAAAGCGAATACTAACAGAAAAATTTCTTATGCAACGTTTTGTTTGCAGATGGTGTTATTAGACACATAAGGAAGCAATATGTTGATACCAGAACACAGGCTAATCTGTCAAAGTTGAATGCTGATAGACAGAAAGATATAGATATCGTTACTCAACACATTTCTGAAATCTGGGAAAGAAAACGAAATTCCGGTAGAGGTTAAATCTTTGTTTTCATGTTCTATTCACAACCCACATGAATGCTACAAAAAACTTATGCCTCGTTTTTCTCCCAACTTCTGTATTTATCAGAAACAACAGTAGCAACACATCCAGCTGCCCCTACGATATGGGGTTCCCCACTACTTGAGGTATGCTTATACGACTACAATCTAGAAATTACTTTCTGGCAATAAAACAGTGCCTTAATAGAATTTTCAATGAATTTCCTGACCTTACAGGTGATTGCACTGAAATGGACACCCATTACAATTGTTGTTGCTGCTGCTTCTGTTCTTCTATGGGCCAGCTTAATCCTCACAGAAGACTTCATCATTTCAACTTTATGACGTGCCTCAAACAAGCTGGAATTGAATTTTCCGGTTTACCAGCCATATTCTTCCTCAAGGACACAGGCAAAGGGCTATAGTATTTTCAGTTCATTAGGCTCTTGCTGATACTGAATTTGAAGATATTATAGTTTCAAAGAGAATTCATAACA encodes:
- the LOC110600382 gene encoding 25.3 kDa vesicle transport protein yields the protein MVELTIVGRLADGLPLAQGPRYVNKDNENFIFYRQQAEFILKEISRGALTPSKMTILIDHHSFNYLVENGVCFITLCDSSYPRKLAFYYLQDLQKEFEKLDNTLIHKITSPYTFHKFDGVIRHIRKQYVDTRTQANLSKLNADRQKDIDIVTQHISEIWERKRNSETTVATHPAAPTIWGSPLLEVIALKWTPITIVVAAASVLLWASLILTEDFIISTL